The following DNA comes from Solanum stenotomum isolate F172 chromosome 11, ASM1918654v1, whole genome shotgun sequence.
GCTCATAAGATGACTGACTTAACAAAAGGAGACTCCTTGCTTGGTCATTTAGCAGCTTCATTCATAGCTGTTCTGATCTAATCCCCCTAACCAAAGCATAATGTTAAATAGACCTTCGGCCTAACTCAAAGCTAATAGCTAAGCTCAAAGAAAGGAAGCTTGCTAAAGAGTCCAAATTCTCCTCATTCCATGTATGAGGGACTCAAAAATGTAAGAGCCCCACATTGGATATTAAATAAGTAAATCTCCTTATATGGTCTTGGACAATCCTCCCTCATGAGTTAGATtttgggttgagttaggcccaagatcCATTTTTTTACATGGTATCTGAGCCAAGATCAATCCATTTTTTAGTTCACCGAAGTTGGGCCCCATACTATATTATCCACACTCAAATTAACGAGGTCTGGGCATGTCGGTGAGTGTAAGAATCCCACATTGGATTTGGAAGGGGTAATTGACCTCCTTATATGTTCTAGGACAATCCTCCCCATGTGGGCTAACCTTTGGGGTTGAATATGCCCAAGATCTATTTCTTTACACATAATATGACTCTTCACTTAACGTGGTGTAGTTTTCGCTATAATGTTTCGGTCTTCTAGGTCAGACAAATTTCCAGGGTTGGTCATTTGaactttgatttctaatttGCTTCCTAACACCTCTAGTTGAGCAATCCCTGAATGTTGCCACCAAATTCAACTACTTCTGGGGGCGCATGctaccttgaaaatgggcaaaTTGACACTTCATGCCTGTTGTTGCTTTAACTTGCATCAGTACTTCACCAAATAACCACTCAATTTCCCTTCTAATCTATTGATTTAGGAGTTTTTATAGTAATCCTCTTTGATCACGAGGAAAAATTACCATTAACACAAATTTTGTCGATATTTCACCAAGTAAAATCATTTAAGACCAACCAAGTGAGAGAATCATGTTATATGATGTATAGTTTATTTACaagtatcattattattttttttatgacaagggaaacccgcagccgctaccctttgggtgtgcacagggtaaaaccctcgctcctatgcaatagctcgcaaaccacatagaaGAGGtaaccgcactaggcaagcctggtgcgacgagcttgacccagaaggcaaaccccttgctttcgctggcaaggggtttcgaacttgagacctccaacatggaagtcccaagcccaaacaagtatcattattattactcccctactatcttattttttgattttatcATCACCTGCTGTTTGCTTAACTTTCAGCTAGCATATTATTTGTTGTCAATACTGttcatttatcatttttatgGCTTCTTCACTACTGTATTTCCTTTCCAAACCTGCTCtattatgctttacttgagccgagggtctttctaaaacaacctctctaccttcacgagGTAGAGATAAGTCTTTGTAATCCCCGCCCCCCTCAGACGCCACTTGTGgtattacactgggtatgttgatGTATAGACATAAGGAAACACTAAAATGAGTGAACGCATGCCATCTGCTCGAGCAATTAAGAGGTGTTAAGTATCTGCTCAAGCAATTATATGAAGGACCAGCAAGTCCAAAGCAATAAGACTTGTTAATAGCCCTTTGCAGTATATACAGGCATGTATTCAAGCCAAAGCAAATTTGAATCTACTAGGTTTGGCTGAACAATATCTGATAACACAGCATTGGGAAATTGTTCATGATGACTCTATGCAAAAATTACATAACAAACAATCACAACAGGAGATACCTTTTTCTCCGCAGCTGCTTTTAGTTTGCCCCAAAATGCTTCTGTAACATGAAAGTGATTCAGTAATTGAGATCTTTCCAAAGTGGTGTAAGATATACAGATGAAGCAATCTCAATATAGCCCTAAAACTTTATTGCCATTGATCATTACGAAATGGGCATTCATAAATAATTTCAATCTCtgataagaataaaataaatgggTATTGAATTTCACTTCCCATATGTAGAAGTTTAGATAGGGTTTGAAACTTAAATTCTGACAAGAAGATTTGCTACTGAAACTTTAGGGGGGATTCCATaatgagaagaaaaagaaaacagtaATTTAAGACTGATTTGCATGATAAGAGAGTTGGAACCAAGACCCTAGATTTATTGCCAGATATTAAATGATATATCAATCTGAAGATATATACACTTCAGAAATGAGGGCACCCATAACAAACTAATAGAATGGGTTGTATtgttaccaatttcaaaataaaataaaatagagcaGGATGTTTAGTATTTATGATCTAACAATAGCAATATTTTCGTGCAGGTTGAATAATTCTAGGGACATTGTAAACAGAAGTTTTTGGTCATTTTCcagaaaaaaaataactgaTAATGTCATAACATACCACCATGGCCCATTGCTCGAGTATTGGACTCTACTGCACCTCCCTTACTCTGACCATCTTGCAATTGCTTCACCTGATACAGATTTTGGCGTAAGAAGAAATAATCAAGATCTGAAAACAAAGCTTCAGACAATTATGTGTTGAAAAGTTTCTGCCCTACCTCCTCTTTCTGCTTGGACTGGGAAGTTGATTGACTTGACGCATCCAAATCAAGCTGATGGGAGACGAATAAAATGCAAAGGAGAGTTGGGAGGTAAGATTATATATATGGAATAATATGCACTGAGAaactgaagaagaaaagaaaccaTCAGTAATTAAATGACTGCACTAGATGAGATCAATATGATGGGGATAAGCATGACAGAGATGTGGATATACTTGTCTATTCTCGCTTTTACACCACAGATATTTGTAGAGTCTCATATGTGCACAACCATTTCTATTTTCCCACTAGATAGGTTGAACATGCTGAGGAGTTGGCAATTCTACCACTTTCACATCTTCCTCATTTTCATCCCAAAAAAGAGGTAATGCCACAAGAATTCAATTAATTCCCAATCACTCTCCCCATTTTCGGACCCTAGTTAAAAGACTAAGGTATTCTAGTGTATAGAAGCATGTAAAACATATGATTAAGATGGCAAGCAATGAAATCAGACAAGAGAATTCCTCCTTATTGTCTGGGATAACAGCTGAAATCCCCAATTATATCACCGAAAAGATATTCCTTTCCAAAGAAAATAGAAGACCAATAACTAATAAGCCTTCAGGGCTGGTATAGAGTGGATTTTTTTGTTGGGATCCGAAAAGTTAATGAGTATTTCAACTGTACATTCAGGACAGAAAGAATCAAAATGAGGAGAATTGTTATTTATTGGTGTAACATAAATCAAAAGTGATGATAATTATATTACTGTATAAAAGCAATAGATGGATATAAAGACAGTGTTAGCCTATTAATTCTTTCGCACTCCAAAGGAAAATGATAACAATTAAGATAATGGCTTTGAAAGCTCATTTGAACTCCACCATTGGGTTCATACACTACACAAACTCACAGGCCATTGCCCATTGAGTTGCTAGGACCACCACGACTATGATTAAAATATAAGCACGTGATTTTGATCCAAGATTCCATAAAGAAAGTTAGGATAACCAAACAACGACAACTTTAGCACGCGAGTTCTAAGTCTTGATTAGCAAAagcaaaactcaaaaattaagAGAATTATTTTACTTCATCATTGTAAGCTTGTGAACAACCCAAGTGGAAAATTGATGATAATATAGAAACTGAGAATGCTTACTAAGCTccaaatttcaagaaaactaCATCATAAACATGTCTCCTACAGTACTACAAAAATTACTAAAGAACAGCCAAAATAACAAGATTGTCCAACGACAACTTGAATCAAGTCGACATATAATAACCTTAATCACCCTACTTAATACCTTAATGCTTACTAAACCccaaatttcaagaaaacaacATCACCAACATGTTTCCTACAGAACTACAAAAAATACTAAAGAACAGCCAAACAACAAGATTTCCAATAGCAACTTGAATCAAGTCAACATATAATAACCTTAATCATTCTACTTCATACCTTAATGCTTACTAAgctcaaaatttcaagaaaactaCATCATAAACATGTCTCCTACAGCACTACAAAAAATACTAAAGAACAGCCAAAACAACAAGATTGTCCAACAGCAACTTGAACCAAGTCAACATATAATAACCTTAATCACCCTACTTCATACCTTAATGCTTACTAATCCccaaatttcaagaaaacaacATCACCAACATGTCTCCTACAGTACTACAAAAAATACTAAAGAACAGCCAAAACAACAAGATTTTCCAACAGCAACTTAAATCAAGTCAACATACAATAACCTTAATCACCCTACTTGaggactttttaaaaataaaacagtaaACAAAAACTATACATCAGCACAAAACTCAGTTCTGGGTATCCAGAtttacaaaagatcaattggaCTAAACTATTTTCTTCTACTTACAAGAATTCTAAAAATAGCTCCTTTACACCAATAATGAAGAGACAGAATCAAACTTAATCTTCTTGTATCTAAACAATCACCCTAAACACCCAAAAAAGAATTTAATCAAGTGGGTATTAAGTGAAAGAGATAGTAAATCAGAACccagtttttcaattttcaagaatgtactaaagattggatttttatagaaaacaaagagTGTATCAAGATAGATAAAAAGGAGAGGGCTTTGTTTACATAATAATCAGGAGAGCGAACGGCTGGGAAGAGCTCAAGAAGGCGTTGAAATTCTTGTTCATCCATATTCTTGATCTCTCTCTATCTCTCTGCTGCGCTAAAACCCCcctttgcttcttcttttttactgCTGCCTTCTGATGTCTGGAGTCTATAGACACTCCATCTTTTTATGTTGTCTCttctatttttatgttttccaatttttgaCCCGACTGGAGATCCAACCTCATCTCGAACCCGACTCTCAACCTCGATTTATTACTTGACTTTTAATTTCAATCTCGATTCACAACTCCAATTTTCGTCTCGGCTTTAATCTTTTAAgtatatttcataaaatattttttttataccaaACGTAAtcttattttatgtgttttagtttttgattgaacaaaaattagaaaaaataataatttatattttaaatttaaatgtgcGAAAATGTTATACTTTTAAGCCTATCATATAtgataatgaaattttaaaaaaatattaaatataaaaaataattttcttttttaaaataagtaaaacaaatcTTTTTTTGACGTCTCTGTCTAATggttttattaataataaaataaaatccttAACGTAAataagtacaagcaaggggACCTTATGGCTTACGTTACAAATCCTAATGAGATTACAAGGCTATATTAATCAAcaagaatgaagaaaataagatcTAGAGAAAATTAAGTATTCTATGATCATCATAGAGTTAATGATACAAtctatgatgatattacaaataaggatgcttaaataatgtaaaacGTCATGAAGAAGGTTGAGTTATTAATCTCGAACTTTcttgtatatatgtatgaacTAAAAGAGATAGTTTGTCTATCTAAAGGAATCTG
Coding sequences within:
- the LOC125844322 gene encoding uncharacterized protein LOC125844322, with translation MDEQEFQRLLELFPAVRSPDYYLDLDASSQSTSQSKQKEEVKQLQDGQSKGGAVESNTRAMGHGEAFWGKLKAAAEKKMNPAEAEEFCKTFRQVYRKLVDEELSLEAARSLLSS